In Candidatus Nealsonbacteria bacterium, the sequence AAAGTAAACTTCACTCTCAAAGATTGAAAGTGGGAATAATAATTTTTATAATTATTTCTCTTTTTCTTTTTAATTTATCTCCTTTTTCAGAAAGAATTAAAAATTTCTTTTATTCTCTATCTGAACCTGTACAAAAATGGCTTTGGGAGAAAGGAGGCGGAATTTCTGATTTTTTTGAAATGATTTTGAGAATGAAAAGACTTGAGCAAGAAAACGAAAAACTTAAATTAGAAAATCAGGAATTAATAATCAAAAACATAAAGCTTGAGCAATTAAGAGGAGAAAATGAGATTTTGCGTACAGCTTTAAATTTAAAATTACAAGAAGAGTTTAAACTAATTATCTCTCAGGTGATTGGTAAAGAGATAGCTGGAGATTATTTAATAATAGATAAAGGATCTGAAGACGGTATAGCTTTTGGTTTTCCGGTAATTACTCAACAAAAATCTTTGGTAGGTAAGGTTATTCAAGTTTATGAAAGTACTTCAAAAATTCAACTTTTAACTTCAAAGGATAACTCTT encodes:
- the mreC gene encoding rod shape-determining protein MreC, with the protein product MRFLDKEQFQIFNKKNRKFFPQSKLHSQRLKVGIIIFIIISLFLFNLSPFSERIKNFFYSLSEPVQKWLWEKGGGISDFFEMILRMKRLEQENEKLKLENQELIIKNIKLEQLRGENEILRTALNLKLQEEFKLIISQVIGKEIAGDYLIIDKGSEDGIAFGFPVITQQKSLVGKVIQVYESTSKIQLLTSKDNSFDVEIFEKEIYGLAEGKGNFNLLLELIPREKEINLTDKIITTTLGGNFPEGLLVGEIKKVKKSDVASFQEAEIQPAFDIREIDYLFLITNFTQ